GCTTCGGCGTCACGCAGGGTTTGCGCCTCGGCCGGTTGCAAGACGCCTGCGTGCAGCGCCGCGTCGATGGCATGCTCCCCGGCGCTCGGTTTGACCTGGCCGCTTTTGAGCGCGGTGTGCAGTTTTTTCTGCAGCGGATGGCTGGCGCCGAGCAGGTCGTAGGCATGTTGCAAGGCGCCTACCGGATCTTCCGCCGATTGCGGGCGATAGCAGCCGGCCAGCAACTCTTCCAGGGTCGGGTCACCCTTGGCACGGCCGATCACTGCGGCCACTTCGGCATCCAGCGCATCCGACGGCCCGGTATGGCGACGGCCGAACGGGAACACGATCAACCGCAGCAGGCAGCCCAGTACCTTGTTCGGGAAGTTGCTCAGCAGTTCATCCAGCGCACGCTCCGATTCGCCAAGGCTTTCTTCCATGGCCCAGGCGAACAGGGGTTCCAGATGATCCGGCGAATCCAGGTCGTGATAACGCTTGAGGGCGGCTGACGCCAGGTACATATGGCTCAATACATCACCCAGGCGTGCCGACAGGCGTTCGCGACGCTTCAACTCGCCACCCAGCAGCATCATGCTCAGGTCAGCCAGCAGCGCGAACGCGGCCGCCTGGCGGTTGAGTGCGCGGAAGTACCCCTGGCTCAAGCGGTTGCCTGGGGCCTTCTCGAAATGACCGACACCGAGGTTCAGCACCAACGTACTGGCGGCGTTGCTCACGGCGAAACCGATGTGTTGCATCAGCAGCCCGTCGAACTCCTTCAGCGCCTGGTCATGGTCTTCGCGACCGGCCAGGGCCATTTCCTTGAGTACGAACGGATGGCAGCGGATCGCGCCCTGGCCGAAGATCATCAGGTTGCGCGACAGGATGTTCGCGCCTTCCACCGTGATAAAGATCGGCGCACCTTGCCAGTTGCGACCCAGGTAATTGTTCGGGCCCATGATGATGCCTTTGCCACCGTGCACGTCCATGGCGTGGCTGATACACTCGCGGCCACGTTCGGTAAGGTGGTACTTGAGGATCGCCGACAGCACCGAGGGTTTCTCTCCCAGGTCCACGGCGTTGGCGGTGAGCATGCGTGCGCTGTCCATCAGCCAGGCGTTGCCGCCGATCCGTGCCAAAGCTTCCTGGATGCCCTCGAAGGCCGACAGCGGCACATTGAATTGTTCGCGCACCTGGGCGTATTGGCCGGTCACCAGGCTGGTGAACTTGGCCGCGCCAGTGCCGACCGCAGGCAGGGAGATCGAACGGCCCACGGAGAGGCAGTTCATCAACATCATCCAGCCTTTACCGAGCATTTCCTGGCCGCCGATCAGGAACTCAAGCGGGATGAAGACATCCTTGCCGGAGTTGGGGCCGTTCATGAAAGCGGCGCCCAGAGGCAGGTGGCGACGGCCGATTTCTACGCCGGGGGTATCGGTGGGGATCAGCGCCAGGCTGATGCCCAGGTCTTCTTCTTCACCCAGCAGGTGGTCCGGGTCATGGGCCTTGAAGGCCAGACCGAGCAGGGTCGCGACCGGGCCGAGGGTGATGTAGCGTTTTTCCCAGTTGAGGCGCAGGCCGAGGGTTTCCTTGCCTTCCCATTCACCTTTGCAGATAACGCCGGTGTCGGGCATGGCGCCTGCATCGGAGCCGGCCAGTGGGCCCGTCAATGCGAAGCAGGGGATGTCATCGCCACGGGCCAGGCGCGGCAGGTAGTGGTTGCGTTGTTCTTCGGTGCCGTAGTGCAGCAGCAGTTCGGCGGGGCCAAGGGAGTTGGGCACCATCACGGTGGAGGCCAGGTCACCGCTGCGGGTGGCGAGTTTCATCGCAACCTGGGAATGCGCGTAGGCAGAGAAGCCCTTGCCGCCATATTCCTTGGGGATGATCAGGGCGAAGAAGCCATGGGTCTTGATGTGCTCCCAGGCCGCGGGCGGCAGGTCCATGGCCTGGCCGATTTCCCAGTCGCTGACCATGGCGCAGAGTTCTTCGGTCGGGCCGTCGATAAACGCCTGTTCTTCTTCGGTCAGCTGGGCCTTGGGGTAGGCCAGCAACTTGTCCCAGTCCGGGCGACCGCTGAAGAGTTCGCCGTCCCACCACACGGTGCCGGCGTCGATGGCGTCGCGCTCGGTCTCGGACATCGGCGGCAGGACTTTCTGGAACCAGCTGAACAGTGGCTTGGTGAAGTATTGGCGGCGCAGGTCGGGCAGCAGCAGGGGCGCGGCCACCACGGCGATCAACACCCAGAAGATCAGCAGCAGCCAACCCGGTGCGTGGCTCCAGGCGCCCATCGCCAGCAGGTAGACGGCAACCACGCCGAGGGCGGGCAGGGGCGCGACGCGGCGGTGTGCGAGGTAGGCAATGCCGACCACCAGCACCAGTATCCACAACAACAGCATATTCAATCCTCCGTGAAACCAGGGGCGAAACCACCAGGGAGCTTAGTCGGCATCCGAACAAGCGGGGTGATCAGGGTGTAACGAGATTTGGCCGATTCGTCGTTATCTCCCCGGCAGGCCTGTGGTTAGACTCCAAGCTTCCTTCGGAGATAAAGCTCATGGATACCTACCTGAGTCCCAGCCGCTTCATCGATAGTGACCACCCTGCGGTGGTGGAGTTCGCCGAAAAACACCGTGGAACCCGTAGGGATTTTAGTGACCAGTCAGTCAGCCTCTACTACGCCGTGCGTGAGGCGATTCGCTATAACCCCTACACCTTTAGCCGCGATCCAGACACATTGAGTGCCAGCTTCGCCCTGGCCGCCGGCGAAAGCTATTGCGTGCCCAAGGCCACGTTACTTGCCGCCTGCGCCCGCCATTGCGGGATCCCGGCGCGCATCGGCCTGGCGGATGTGCGCAATCATCTGTCGACGCCGCGTCTGATCGCGCTGCTCAAGAGTGATGTTTTCGCCATGCACGGCTATACCGAGCTTTACCTGAATGATCGCTGGGTCAAGGCCACGCCTGCGTTCAACCAGCAACTGTGCGATGTATTCGATGTGCCGCCGCTGGAGTTCGACGGCCTTCACGACAGCGTTTTCCACGCGTTCAACCGCCAAGGCCAGCGTTCGATGGAATACGTGGTCGACCACGGGCAATTTCCTGACGTGCCCGAGGCCTTTTTCTTCGCCCATATTCAGCAGTCTTACCCGCATCTGTTTGCCGACGACCTGCCGCCGTTACTCGGCGACATGCAGAGCGATTTGAGCCGCGCGTGAACCGGCGTATGCTGCTGCCTTCATCCAGCCATGTTCATCCACAAGAAAGGCGCGGTCATGCTGAAAATCTGGGGTCGTAAAAATTCATCAAACGTCAGGAAGGCACTGTGGTGCGCCGAGGAACTCGGCCTGGACTATGAAGCAATTGATGCGGGCGGGGCTTTTGGTGTGGTCGACACGCCGCAATATCGGGCATTGAACCCCAACGGCCGGGTGCCGATGATCGAAGACGGCGACTTCGTGTTGTGGGAGTCCAATACCATCGTGCGCTACCTCTGCGCCAAGCAGGCGTCCAGCTGGTATCCGACCGAGGTGAAAGCCCGGGCCAACGCTGAAAAGTGGATGGATTGGACCACGTCGACTTTCGCCGAACCGTTCAAGATTGTGTTCTGGGGCGTGCTGCGCACCCCGGCGGACAAACAGAACTGGGACAACATCCACGCCGGTCGCCAGGCCTGTATTGATGTGCTCAAGACCGTTGATGAAGCGCTGGCTACACAGCCGTATCTGTCGGGCGACGAGATCGGCATGGGCGATATTCCCCTGGGCAGCTTTATCTACGCCTGGTTCGAAATGCCCATCGAACGGCCTGCGATGCCCCATCTAGAGGCCTGGTATGCGCGCCTGCAACAACGTCCGGCCTACCGCAAAGCGGTCATGACTGCGTTGACTTAATACCCACTATTAATACGGGTGACTGTACTTGTGCGGCGCGGGCAAGCACCATGCTTGTCATGCGCCGCCGTTGAACTACCTGGGCTGCGCCCTCATCTACTCTTTCTATTCCCTTCTTTGGTGCGTAATCCGATATGAGTTCCGCTCTGTCCATCCGGCAGCTAACCAAAACCTACGGCAACGGTTTCCAGGCCCTGAGTGGTATCGATCTGGACGTTGCCGAAGGTGACTTCTTCGCCTTGCTCGGCCCCAACGGCGCCGGCAAATCCACCACCATCGGTATCCTCTCGACCCTTGTCAACAAGACCAGCGGCACGGTGAATATCTTTGGCCATGACCTGGACAAATCCCCGGCGGCGCTCAAGCGTTCCATCGGCGTGGTGCCCCAGGAATTCAACTTCAACCAGTTCGAAAAGACCTTCGACATCGTCGTGACCCAGGCCGGTTATTACGGCATCCCGGCGAAGATCGCCAAGGAACGCGCCGAGCAGTACCTGACCCAACTGGGCCTGTGGGACAAGCGCGACGTGCCTTCGCGTTCGCTGTCTGGCGGCATGAAGCGCCGCCTGATGATCGCCCGCGCATTGGTGCATGAGCCGCGCTTGCTGATCCTTGATGAGCCCACTGCCGGCGTGGACATCGAACTGCGTCGCTCGATGTGGACTTTCCTCACCGAGCTGAACGAGAAGGGCATCACCATCATCCTCACCACCCACTACCTGGAAGAGGCTGAGCAGCTGTGCCGCAACATCGGCATCATCGACCACGGCACCATCGTCGAGAACACCAGCATGCGTAACCTGCTGGGTCAGTTGCATGTGGAAACCTTTTTGCTCGACCTGAAAAACAACCTGTCGGCGCCGCCGCAACTGCTCGGTTACCCGAGTCGCCTGGTGGACAGCCATACCCTGGAAGTGCAGGTGGACAAGGCCATGGGCATCACCGCGTTGTTCACGCAGTTGGCGACCCAGAACATCGAAGTGCTGAGCCTGCGCAACAAAACCAATCGCCTTGAGGAGTTGTTCGTGTCCCTGGTGGAGAAAAATCTGGCGAAGGTGGCGGTATGAGTTCCGAACTGCAACCCAACCTCGTCGCGCTGCAAACCATCGTCTATCGCGAAGTGAAACGCTTTACCCGGATCTGGCCGCAGACCCTGCTGCCGCCGGCGATCACCATGGTCCTGTACTTCGTGATCTTCGGTAACCTGATTGGCCGCCAGATTGGCGACATGGGTGGCTTCACCTACATGGAGTACATCGTGCCGGGCCTGATCATGATGTCGGTGATCACCAACTCCTACGGCAACGTGGTCTCGAGTTTTTTCGGCAGCAAGTTCCAGCGCTCCATCGAAGAACTGATGGTGTCGCCGGTGTCACCCCATACCATCCTGATCGGCTACACCCTGGGTGGTGTGCTGCGTGGCTTGATGGTGGGCGTGATCGTGACCCTGCTGTCGCTGTTCTTCACCCACCTGCAGGTGCATCACCTCGGGGTCACCATTTTGGTGGTGGTACTGACGGCGACGATTTTCTCGCTGCTGGGCTTCATCAACGCCGTGTTTGCGCGCAACTTCGATGATATTTCGATCATCCCGACCTTCGTGCTGACGCCGCTGACCTACCTGGGCGGGGTGTTCTACTCCATTACCCTGCTGCCGCCGTTCTGGCAGACCGTGTCGCTGGCCAACCCGGTGCTGCACATGGTCAACGCCTTCCGCTACGGCATTCTGGGGGTGTCGGACATCAAGATCAGCGTGGCAATCACCTTCATGCTGGTGGCGACGGTGGTGCTGTACATTGGCTGCGCGAAGCTGCTGGTGAGTGGACGTGGGATGCGTACGTAAGCGACGACCCGCAATAAAAAACGGCCTCAATTGAGGCCGTTTTTTTTAGGTGCCGAGCAGGGCCAGATCGATCAGTTCATGCAGCTCTTCAACCGGCAACGGTGCGCTGGAAAACAGGCTGCGATACACCGTGGGGGCCGCGATCAGGTTCAGCAGGCGATCCAGGCTTGGCAACACGTCGACGCTGCTCTGATAGCGGTCGAGGATGACCTGCAACTGGCCCATCAGAATGTGGCTGCAGTAGTCCCTGGGATGACTGCACTGCACGTCGCGCATCATGTTGCGGCCCAGGTCGGAGCTCATTTCATCCAGGTATTGTTCGCCCCAGGCGCGCAGGTCACCGCGCAGGCTACCGGTGTTGGCCGGCTCGCTGTCCGGGCGCAGGCGCTCCAACGCCACATCGGCGAGCAGGGCGGCGAGGTCGCCCCAGCGTCGGTAGATGGTGGAGGGCGTAACGCCCGCGCGTGCAGCAATCATCGGCACGGTCACGCTGGAGCGCTCATGGGCTTCCAGCAGTTCGCGCGCGGCGTTATGCACTGATTCTTGGACCCGGGCACTGCGGCCTCCCGGGCGAAGGCCTTCTTTGATCGCCATGCACAAAACCTTAACACAAAGAATTTGCTTTAAGCGCTTTCCAGTAGCACACTCTGCAAAAGCAAAATATTAGCTTTAGCGGAGCGTGCCCATGTCCAGTACTCCTTCACACCGTGCCAACCTGGCCTTCCTGGTGGTCACGGTGTTGACCTTCCTCGCCGCGTCCAGCGCGCCGACGCCGCTGTATCAGGTGTATCAAGACAACCTGCACTTTTCGGCGGCAATGCTTACGGTGATATTCGGCGTCTACGCCGTGAGCCTGCTGGCGGCGTTGCTGACCGTCGGTTCGCTGTCGGATCACCTGGGACGCAAGCCGGTGATCTTCACCGCATTGCTGCTGAACATTCTGGCGATGCTGCTGTTTATCAACGCCGACAGCACCGCTTACCTGATCGCCGCCCGCGCGTTGCAAGGCTTTGCGACCGGCATGGCCACGGCGGTGTTGAGCGCGACGCTGCTCGATACCGATCGCCTGCGCGGCCCCATGCTCAACAGCCTGGCGCCTTTGTTGGGCATGGCCAGTGGCGGCCTGGGCAGTGGTTTGCTGGTGGAATACGCGCCCCGGCCAACCCAGCTGATTTATCTGGCGATGCTCGCCTTGATGGTGATGCAGGCACTGTATGTTTGGCGTTTACCGGAAACGGTCAGCCGGATTCCGGGTGCCTTGAAATCCCTGGCGCCGACCCTGCATGTGCCCGAACAGGCGCGCCGGGCCCTGTGGCTGGCGATGCCGTTGAATGTGGCGGTGTGGGCACTCGGCGGGTTCTTTTCCTCCCTGGCACCTTCGCTGGTGCGGGCGGCGACCGGCTCGACCTCGCACCTGATCGGCGGCGGGTTGGTGGCCGTGGTCACCTTGAGCGGTGCGGTGATGATCTACAGCCTGCGGGATCGCCCGGCGGACAAGGTCATGCGCCTGTCGGCCGTGCTGTTGGCGGTGGGCGTGGCCTTGCTGCTGGTCGCCGTGCAGAGCGCCAGCCTGGTGCTGTTCTTTGCCGCCAGTGTGATCGCCGGCTTCGGCTTTGGCGGCGGATTCATGGGCAGTGTCCGCAGCATTGTGGGCCTGGCGTTGCCTCACGAACGGGCTGGATTGATGTCGGCTTTCTACGTGCTGAGCTACCTGGCGTTCTGCTTGCCGGCGCTGCTGGCGGGTAACTTGAGCCACGTGTATGGCCTGATCGTGACCACGGATGGCTACGGCGCGGTGCTGATCCTGTTGGCCCTGGGGGCGCTGGTCGGTCTGCTGATGCAGGATTCGGCACGGGCCAGGGCG
The genomic region above belongs to Pseudomonas azotoformans and contains:
- a CDS encoding acyl-CoA dehydrogenase gives rise to the protein MLLLWILVLVVGIAYLAHRRVAPLPALGVVAVYLLAMGAWSHAPGWLLLIFWVLIAVVAAPLLLPDLRRQYFTKPLFSWFQKVLPPMSETERDAIDAGTVWWDGELFSGRPDWDKLLAYPKAQLTEEEQAFIDGPTEELCAMVSDWEIGQAMDLPPAAWEHIKTHGFFALIIPKEYGGKGFSAYAHSQVAMKLATRSGDLASTVMVPNSLGPAELLLHYGTEEQRNHYLPRLARGDDIPCFALTGPLAGSDAGAMPDTGVICKGEWEGKETLGLRLNWEKRYITLGPVATLLGLAFKAHDPDHLLGEEEDLGISLALIPTDTPGVEIGRRHLPLGAAFMNGPNSGKDVFIPLEFLIGGQEMLGKGWMMLMNCLSVGRSISLPAVGTGAAKFTSLVTGQYAQVREQFNVPLSAFEGIQEALARIGGNAWLMDSARMLTANAVDLGEKPSVLSAILKYHLTERGRECISHAMDVHGGKGIIMGPNNYLGRNWQGAPIFITVEGANILSRNLMIFGQGAIRCHPFVLKEMALAGREDHDQALKEFDGLLMQHIGFAVSNAASTLVLNLGVGHFEKAPGNRLSQGYFRALNRQAAAFALLADLSMMLLGGELKRRERLSARLGDVLSHMYLASAALKRYHDLDSPDHLEPLFAWAMEESLGESERALDELLSNFPNKVLGCLLRLIVFPFGRRHTGPSDALDAEVAAVIGRAKGDPTLEELLAGCYRPQSAEDPVGALQHAYDLLGASHPLQKKLHTALKSGQVKPSAGEHAIDAALHAGVLQPAEAQTLRDAEAARRKVIDVDDFSKEELTQAEGKVR
- a CDS encoding TetR/AcrR family transcriptional regulator → MAIKEGLRPGGRSARVQESVHNAARELLEAHERSSVTVPMIAARAGVTPSTIYRRWGDLAALLADVALERLRPDSEPANTGSLRGDLRAWGEQYLDEMSSDLGRNMMRDVQCSHPRDYCSHILMGQLQVILDRYQSSVDVLPSLDRLLNLIAAPTVYRSLFSSAPLPVEELHELIDLALLGT
- a CDS encoding ABC transporter permease, yielding MSSELQPNLVALQTIVYREVKRFTRIWPQTLLPPAITMVLYFVIFGNLIGRQIGDMGGFTYMEYIVPGLIMMSVITNSYGNVVSSFFGSKFQRSIEELMVSPVSPHTILIGYTLGGVLRGLMVGVIVTLLSLFFTHLQVHHLGVTILVVVLTATIFSLLGFINAVFARNFDDISIIPTFVLTPLTYLGGVFYSITLLPPFWQTVSLANPVLHMVNAFRYGILGVSDIKISVAITFMLVATVVLYIGCAKLLVSGRGMRT
- a CDS encoding MFS transporter; this encodes MSSTPSHRANLAFLVVTVLTFLAASSAPTPLYQVYQDNLHFSAAMLTVIFGVYAVSLLAALLTVGSLSDHLGRKPVIFTALLLNILAMLLFINADSTAYLIAARALQGFATGMATAVLSATLLDTDRLRGPMLNSLAPLLGMASGGLGSGLLVEYAPRPTQLIYLAMLALMVMQALYVWRLPETVSRIPGALKSLAPTLHVPEQARRALWLAMPLNVAVWALGGFFSSLAPSLVRAATGSTSHLIGGGLVAVVTLSGAVMIYSLRDRPADKVMRLSAVLLAVGVALLLVAVQSASLVLFFAASVIAGFGFGGGFMGSVRSIVGLALPHERAGLMSAFYVLSYLAFCLPALLAGNLSHVYGLIVTTDGYGAVLILLALGALVGLLMQDSARARATTGG
- a CDS encoding glutathione S-transferase family protein; translation: MLKIWGRKNSSNVRKALWCAEELGLDYEAIDAGGAFGVVDTPQYRALNPNGRVPMIEDGDFVLWESNTIVRYLCAKQASSWYPTEVKARANAEKWMDWTTSTFAEPFKIVFWGVLRTPADKQNWDNIHAGRQACIDVLKTVDEALATQPYLSGDEIGMGDIPLGSFIYAWFEMPIERPAMPHLEAWYARLQQRPAYRKAVMTALT
- a CDS encoding transglutaminase-like domain-containing protein codes for the protein MDTYLSPSRFIDSDHPAVVEFAEKHRGTRRDFSDQSVSLYYAVREAIRYNPYTFSRDPDTLSASFALAAGESYCVPKATLLAACARHCGIPARIGLADVRNHLSTPRLIALLKSDVFAMHGYTELYLNDRWVKATPAFNQQLCDVFDVPPLEFDGLHDSVFHAFNRQGQRSMEYVVDHGQFPDVPEAFFFAHIQQSYPHLFADDLPPLLGDMQSDLSRA
- a CDS encoding ABC transporter ATP-binding protein → MSSALSIRQLTKTYGNGFQALSGIDLDVAEGDFFALLGPNGAGKSTTIGILSTLVNKTSGTVNIFGHDLDKSPAALKRSIGVVPQEFNFNQFEKTFDIVVTQAGYYGIPAKIAKERAEQYLTQLGLWDKRDVPSRSLSGGMKRRLMIARALVHEPRLLILDEPTAGVDIELRRSMWTFLTELNEKGITIILTTHYLEEAEQLCRNIGIIDHGTIVENTSMRNLLGQLHVETFLLDLKNNLSAPPQLLGYPSRLVDSHTLEVQVDKAMGITALFTQLATQNIEVLSLRNKTNRLEELFVSLVEKNLAKVAV